A genomic region of Antennarius striatus isolate MH-2024 chromosome 16, ASM4005453v1, whole genome shotgun sequence contains the following coding sequences:
- the LOC137609063 gene encoding small integral membrane protein 36-like yields the protein MGFLENYQEIDPVTLNLCILIASYVILLLVFLISCVLYDCRGKDPAQEYAPDPPAPSPIRLVVMQSPPAAGGRWDAANMIATYHQPTQKKSTMV from the coding sequence ATGGGCTTCCTGGAGAACTACCAGGAGATCGACCCGGTGACGCTCAACCTGTGCATCCTGATCGCCAGCTACGTCATCCTGCTGCTGGTCTTCCTCATCTCCTGCGTGCTGTACGACTGCCGGGGAAAAGACCCCGCCCAGGAGTACGCCCCCGACCCCCCGGCGCCGTCCCCCATCCGCCTGGTGGTGATGCAGAGCCCCCCCGCGGCGGGGGGGCGCTGGGACGCAGCCAATATGATCGCCACCTACCACCAGCCCACGCAGAAGAAGAGCACCATGGTCTGa